In the Piscinibacter sp. XHJ-5 genome, one interval contains:
- a CDS encoding ATP-binding protein: MRRVFRARTAGIGTKLTVGFGLLVSLTLLVVALAVVAGRDATRDIEVSEAVRAPASLASAQAQDALLRMQLHLRGYLVLSDAEDIEQYHVARQEFEKSLASLHALAAGWDQDDRRRIQALSEGYARWKRLPPQLFELHEDSLRNRPALRLSRVDVQARRVRVLAETEAMIALQKARGADAASRETLAALFTFQSSFDALATNVMAFGASGESSFKLTYSPQLVANAAFWDTLEARRPWLTPQQRDHLDRIAAARVELTQLALQVRAILDSDRAFEDLYLYRTEVVPQARALIGLLQNVTARQQAQLQVDLARAKDSLARSRAQTVAGGLLALALGVAMAFLLRRSVVGPVQRLTSVAGQIAAGDINAQARAEASDEIGMLATSFNTMTARLAETITNLEAAKNAAETANRAKSAFLANMSHELRTPLNAILGYAQILRRSELTPRDAAGVVTVQRSGEHLLLLINDMLDLARIEAGKVELYADSMDLGTLLRIVHDIIRVEAQRKELAFDHEVVGPLPAVVRADEKRLRQVLLNLLNNAVKFTRQGRVSLRVTTLESDDKHARLRFEVEDTGIGIRAEHLERIFRPFEQAADVQRRFGGTGLGLAISRQLVLLMGGDIHVESRVGAGSRFWFELDLPVAEHDVFEKVSQIEGITGYEGRRRKVLVVDDIDANRGPVLEFMGRLGFDMIEADNGDSAIRCVETERPDIVLMDSVMPVMDGMEAIRRLRGMEAFAELPIIVVSANASGADRQACLDAGANAFLPKPIDFERLLTEIARLLGLTWTKRSVAAPSEEPDAAAPLVAPPPQEMEELLRLARFGNMRSIRTHAQHLASLDARYRPLAARLYKLADAFETVAIVQLLKELQEGSQTDGEQSTQHEG; encoded by the coding sequence ATGCGACGTGTTTTCCGTGCCCGCACCGCCGGCATCGGCACCAAGCTCACCGTCGGCTTCGGGCTGCTGGTCAGCCTGACCTTGCTGGTCGTCGCGTTGGCGGTGGTGGCCGGTCGCGACGCCACCCGCGACATCGAGGTGAGCGAAGCGGTTCGCGCACCGGCCTCGCTGGCCTCGGCGCAGGCGCAGGATGCGCTGCTGCGCATGCAGCTGCACCTGCGCGGTTACCTGGTGCTGTCGGACGCCGAGGACATCGAGCAGTACCACGTCGCCCGGCAGGAGTTCGAGAAGTCGCTGGCGTCGCTGCACGCGCTGGCCGCGGGATGGGATCAGGACGACAGGCGCCGGATCCAGGCCCTGAGCGAAGGCTACGCGCGCTGGAAGCGCCTGCCGCCCCAGCTGTTCGAGCTGCACGAGGACAGCTTGCGCAACCGGCCCGCGCTGCGGCTGTCGCGCGTCGACGTGCAGGCGCGCCGGGTGCGCGTGCTGGCCGAGACCGAGGCGATGATCGCGCTGCAGAAAGCGCGCGGTGCCGACGCCGCGAGTCGGGAGACCCTCGCCGCGCTGTTCACGTTCCAGAGTTCGTTCGATGCGCTGGCGACCAACGTGATGGCCTTCGGCGCTTCCGGCGAGAGCAGCTTCAAGCTCACCTACAGCCCGCAGCTGGTGGCCAATGCCGCGTTCTGGGACACCCTGGAGGCGCGCCGGCCCTGGCTCACGCCCCAGCAGCGGGATCACCTCGATCGCATCGCGGCCGCGCGCGTCGAACTGACGCAGCTCGCGTTGCAGGTGCGTGCCATCCTGGACAGCGATCGAGCGTTCGAGGACCTGTACCTCTATCGCACCGAGGTCGTCCCGCAGGCGCGCGCGCTGATCGGCCTGCTGCAGAACGTCACCGCGCGGCAGCAGGCGCAGCTCCAGGTCGACCTGGCGCGCGCGAAGGACAGCCTGGCCCGCTCCCGCGCCCAGACCGTGGCCGGTGGCCTGCTGGCCCTTGCCCTGGGCGTGGCGATGGCCTTCCTGCTGCGGCGCAGCGTGGTCGGGCCGGTGCAGCGGCTCACGAGTGTCGCGGGGCAGATCGCCGCGGGCGACATCAACGCGCAGGCCCGTGCCGAAGCGAGCGACGAGATCGGCATGCTCGCCACCAGCTTCAACACCATGACGGCGCGCCTGGCCGAGACCATCACCAACCTGGAAGCAGCGAAGAACGCCGCCGAGACCGCCAACCGCGCGAAGAGCGCCTTCCTGGCCAACATGAGCCATGAGCTGCGCACGCCGCTGAACGCCATCCTCGGCTACGCGCAGATCCTGCGCCGCTCGGAGTTGACGCCGCGCGATGCCGCGGGCGTCGTCACGGTCCAGCGCAGCGGAGAGCATCTGCTGCTGCTGATCAACGACATGCTCGACCTCGCCCGCATCGAGGCCGGCAAGGTCGAGCTCTACGCGGACAGCATGGACCTCGGCACGCTGCTTCGCATCGTCCACGACATCATTCGCGTAGAGGCCCAGCGCAAGGAGCTCGCCTTCGACCACGAGGTGGTCGGGCCGCTGCCGGCCGTCGTGCGTGCGGACGAGAAGCGGCTGCGCCAGGTGCTGCTGAACCTGCTGAACAACGCGGTGAAGTTCACGCGGCAGGGCAGGGTGAGCCTGCGCGTGACGACGCTCGAGTCCGACGACAAGCACGCGCGCCTGCGCTTCGAGGTGGAGGACACCGGCATCGGCATCCGGGCCGAGCACCTCGAACGCATCTTCCGGCCGTTCGAGCAGGCAGCCGACGTGCAGCGCCGCTTCGGCGGAACCGGCCTGGGCCTGGCGATCAGCCGACAGCTCGTGCTGCTCATGGGCGGCGACATCCATGTGGAAAGCCGGGTGGGCGCCGGCAGCCGGTTCTGGTTCGAGCTCGACCTGCCGGTGGCGGAGCACGACGTGTTCGAGAAGGTGTCGCAGATCGAGGGCATCACCGGCTACGAGGGCCGGCGGCGCAAGGTCCTGGTGGTCGACGACATCGACGCCAATCGGGGACCGGTGCTCGAGTTCATGGGACGTCTGGGCTTCGACATGATCGAGGCCGACAACGGCGACTCGGCCATCCGGTGCGTGGAGACGGAGCGGCCCGATATCGTGCTGATGGACAGCGTGATGCCGGTGATGGACGGCATGGAGGCCATCCGCCGGCTTCGCGGCATGGAGGCTTTCGCGGAACTGCCGATCATCGTCGTGTCGGCCAACGCGTCTGGGGCGGATCGCCAGGCCTGCCTGGATGCGGGGGCGAATGCCTTCCTGCCCAAGCCGATCGACTTCGAGCGCCTGCTGACCGAAATCGCGCGCCTGCTGGGCTTGACCTGGACCAAGCGAAGCGTCGCCGCGCCCTCGGAGGAACCCGATGCCGCGGCACCGCTGGTGGCGCCGCCGCCGCAGGAGATGGAGGAGTTGCTGCGCCTGGCTCGCTTCGGGAACATGCGCAGCATCCGCACCCATGCGCAACATCTCGCGTCTCTCGATGCGCGCTATCGGCCCCTGGCGGCCCGCCTGTACAAGCTGGCCGACGCATTCGAGACGGTGGCGATCGTCCAGCTGCTGAAGGAGTTGCAGGAAGGCTCGCAGACCGACGGCGAGCAAAGCACGCAGCACGAGGGCTAG
- a CDS encoding amino acid ABC transporter permease, with the protein MKYDFDFSAPLAYWPDFVAAAGTTLGLSLASTVFGFLLGVLCALASTGRSAWLARLSSVYVETIRNTPLLVQIFIVYFGLASIGLKVDAFAAATAALVINVGAYTSEIVRAGIESIPKGQLEAAECLGLSRAQVLTHVVLPPAIERVYPALTSQYVLLMLASSITSQISAEELTAVANRIQSDTFRSVETYLIVAAAYLVLSLVMRLGFWCASYIAFPRRRRLGTPL; encoded by the coding sequence ATGAAATACGACTTCGACTTCAGCGCGCCTCTGGCCTACTGGCCGGACTTCGTGGCTGCCGCGGGAACGACGCTTGGCCTGTCGCTGGCTTCGACGGTGTTCGGCTTCCTGCTTGGCGTGCTGTGCGCGCTCGCCAGCACCGGCCGCTCGGCATGGCTCGCGCGGTTGTCCTCGGTGTACGTGGAGACGATCCGGAACACGCCGCTGCTCGTTCAGATCTTCATCGTCTACTTCGGACTCGCCTCCATCGGGTTGAAGGTCGATGCGTTTGCGGCCGCGACGGCGGCGCTGGTGATCAACGTCGGGGCCTACACCTCCGAGATCGTGCGGGCGGGCATCGAATCGATTCCGAAAGGACAGCTGGAGGCGGCCGAGTGCCTGGGCCTCAGCCGCGCCCAGGTGCTGACCCACGTGGTGCTGCCGCCGGCCATCGAGCGCGTCTACCCGGCGCTCACGAGCCAGTACGTGCTGCTGATGCTGGCCTCGTCGATCACGTCGCAGATCTCGGCCGAAGAGCTGACAGCGGTCGCCAACCGCATCCAGTCGGACACTTTCCGGTCCGTCGAGACCTATCTGATCGTGGCCGCCGCCTACCTGGTGCTGTCGCTGGTGATGCGCCTGGGATTCTGGTGCGCAAGCTACATCGCCTTCCCTCGTCGTCGGCGCCTGGGCACGCCGCTGTGA
- a CDS encoding amino acid ABC transporter permease, translated as MTPLTAPQLQFLLTGFVWTVVLSSLAFAGGGLMGFGVAIARVYGPTVTRQLVMLYIKLIQGTPLLVLLSLAYFGLPAMGFDIKPLTAAGLGLSVYVSAYLGEIWRGCIESVPRTQAEAAECLALNWGQRLVHVILPQAARIATPPTVGFMVQIVKNTSLASAIGFVELARAGQVINNSTFQPFVIFVLIAALYFSLCYPLSVLSRRLERRLNVADR; from the coding sequence ATGACCCCATTGACCGCACCCCAGCTGCAGTTCCTGCTGACCGGCTTCGTGTGGACAGTCGTGCTTTCGTCGCTCGCTTTCGCGGGCGGCGGACTGATGGGCTTCGGTGTGGCCATCGCCCGGGTCTACGGGCCGACGGTCACGCGCCAGCTGGTCATGCTCTACATCAAGCTGATCCAGGGCACGCCACTGCTGGTTCTGCTGTCGCTGGCCTACTTCGGCCTGCCGGCGATGGGGTTCGACATCAAGCCGCTCACCGCCGCCGGGCTGGGGCTGAGCGTCTACGTGTCCGCCTATCTGGGTGAGATATGGCGCGGCTGCATCGAGTCGGTGCCGCGCACGCAGGCGGAAGCCGCCGAATGCCTGGCGCTCAACTGGGGACAGCGTCTGGTCCACGTGATCCTTCCCCAGGCGGCAAGGATCGCCACGCCGCCCACCGTCGGGTTCATGGTGCAGATCGTCAAGAACACCTCGCTCGCTTCGGCCATCGGATTCGTCGAGCTCGCACGCGCGGGCCAGGTGATCAACAACTCGACCTTCCAGCCCTTCGTCATCTTCGTGCTCATCGCCGCGCTGTACTTCTCGCTGTGCTATCCCCTGTCGGTGCTCAGCCGGCGCCTCGAAAGGAGGCTCAATGTCGCCGATCGTTAA
- a CDS encoding amino acid ABC transporter ATP-binding protein, whose amino-acid sequence MSPIVKVESISKSFGATRVLEGVSFDVDKGSVVAIIGRSGSGKSTALRCIDRLETVNEGRIEVCGHDITSPKLDLQQLRRDVGIVFQSYNLFPHMTVEQNVTLAPRLVLKHKPAELRERAHHVLAQVDLSDKATAYPSQLSGGQQQRVAIARSLAMSPKLMLFDEVTSALDPELTGEVLRVMEKLAADGMTMILVTHEMAFARRVADEVIFMHRGKVWERGPAGMLDAPKTEELRHFVGSSL is encoded by the coding sequence ATGTCGCCGATCGTTAAGGTCGAGTCGATCTCGAAGAGCTTCGGCGCCACCCGGGTGCTCGAAGGCGTGTCCTTCGACGTCGACAAAGGCTCGGTGGTCGCCATCATCGGACGCAGCGGGTCCGGCAAGAGCACCGCCTTGCGCTGCATCGACCGGCTCGAAACGGTCAATGAGGGCCGCATCGAGGTCTGCGGCCACGACATCACGTCGCCGAAGCTCGACCTGCAGCAGCTGCGGCGCGACGTGGGCATCGTGTTCCAGAGCTACAACCTGTTCCCGCACATGACGGTCGAACAGAACGTCACGCTTGCACCGCGCCTGGTGCTCAAGCACAAGCCGGCGGAACTGCGCGAACGAGCGCACCACGTGCTGGCCCAGGTGGACCTGTCGGACAAGGCGACGGCCTATCCCTCGCAGCTTTCGGGCGGCCAGCAGCAACGTGTGGCGATCGCCCGCTCGCTTGCCATGTCGCCCAAGCTGATGCTGTTCGACGAAGTGACTTCCGCGCTCGATCCCGAGCTGACCGGCGAGGTGCTTCGTGTGATGGAAAAGCTGGCCGCCGACGGCATGACCATGATCCTCGTGACGCACGAGATGGCGTTCGCGCGCAGGGTCGCCGACGAGGTGATCTTCATGCATCGCGGCAAGGTGTGGGAGCGCGGCCCCGCGGGCATGCTCGATGCCCCCAAGACCGAGGAACTGCGCCATTTCGTCGGCAGCAGCCTTTGA
- a CDS encoding zinc-binding alcohol dehydrogenase family protein produces MLTVICESPGNLRADQRPMPLRGDDEVLLRVKRVGVCGTDLHIFTGNQPYLSYPRVMGHELSGIVEQAPADSPLARGDAVYVMPYLSCGKCVACRQGKTNCCVNIQVLGVHRDGAFTEYLSLPQRFVHKAEGVSLDQASMVEFLAIGAHAVGRGNVRAGQRVLAVGAGPIGMAAMIFSKLRGAQVTALDTRRDRLDFCLARLGMAAAVQIADDDEQQLAALTGGEYFDVVFDATGNAKAMERGFKFVAHGGTYVLISVVGATISFSDPEFHKRETTLLGSRNATIEDFETVLAAMRAGQIPDAALNTHRLALADVPSGFKDLLDPARGVVKAIVEC; encoded by the coding sequence ATGCTTACCGTGATCTGCGAAAGTCCCGGCAACCTGCGCGCCGATCAGCGTCCCATGCCGCTGCGCGGCGACGACGAGGTGCTCCTGCGCGTCAAGCGCGTCGGTGTGTGCGGTACCGACCTGCACATCTTCACCGGCAACCAGCCCTACCTCAGCTACCCGCGCGTGATGGGGCACGAGTTGTCGGGAATCGTCGAGCAGGCGCCGGCCGACAGCCCACTCGCGCGAGGCGACGCCGTGTACGTGATGCCGTACCTGTCCTGCGGCAAGTGCGTCGCGTGCCGGCAGGGCAAGACCAACTGCTGCGTCAACATCCAGGTGCTGGGTGTCCACCGTGACGGTGCATTCACCGAATACCTCAGCCTTCCGCAGCGCTTCGTGCACAAGGCCGAAGGCGTCTCGCTGGACCAGGCGTCCATGGTCGAGTTCCTCGCCATCGGCGCCCACGCGGTGGGGCGGGGCAACGTGCGTGCCGGCCAGCGCGTGCTGGCGGTCGGCGCCGGGCCGATCGGGATGGCGGCGATGATCTTCTCGAAATTGCGTGGAGCACAGGTCACGGCGCTCGACACCCGGCGAGACCGCCTCGACTTCTGCCTGGCCCGGCTGGGGATGGCCGCCGCCGTGCAGATCGCCGACGACGACGAGCAGCAGCTCGCCGCGCTCACCGGTGGCGAGTACTTCGACGTCGTGTTCGATGCGACCGGGAATGCGAAGGCGATGGAGCGCGGCTTCAAGTTCGTCGCCCATGGCGGGACCTATGTCCTGATCTCGGTGGTCGGCGCGACGATCAGCTTCTCCGATCCGGAGTTCCACAAGCGCGAGACCACCTTGCTCGGCAGCCGCAACGCGACCATCGAGGATTTCGAGACGGTGCTCGCGGCGATGCGTGCCGGTCAGATCCCCGACGCGGCGCTCAACACCCACCGCCTCGCGCTGGCCGACGTGCCGTCCGGCTTCAAGGACCTGCTGGATCCCGCGCGAGGCGTGGTCAAGGCCATCGTGGAGTGCTGA
- a CDS encoding mannitol dehydrogenase family protein has translation MSEPILQFGTSRFLQAHVDLFVSQALDRGKAGQALGGVTVVQTTRNPASAQRVAALAAGGGYPVRIRGLRRGQVVDETLTCHAVRQAWQADTDWPALREAMATDVRVIVSNTADRGYQLDERDSAALMQDPLQVPHSFPAKLLVLLHHRWRELPGAELSIFPCELIERNGDVLRDLVRGLAAQWQLEAEFIVWLGRHCLWANSLVDRIVSEALHPVGAVAEPYALWAVERQPGLVLPCAHEDILLTNDLQRHERLKLFLLNGGHSFLAERWLMDRRAQDETVRMAMNDAVLRPQLESLWDEEVLPVFAALGQRRQAEAYLEQVRERLLNPFLEHRLSDIAQNHAQKKQRRFAPVVALAGELQCGVAQSRLRNALANTGGST, from the coding sequence ATGAGCGAACCGATCCTCCAGTTCGGCACCAGCCGATTCCTTCAGGCGCATGTCGACCTCTTCGTGTCCCAGGCGCTGGATCGCGGCAAGGCGGGCCAGGCGCTGGGTGGCGTGACGGTGGTGCAGACCACCCGCAACCCCGCCAGCGCCCAGCGGGTCGCCGCGCTTGCGGCCGGCGGCGGGTACCCGGTCCGCATCCGCGGCCTGCGACGCGGCCAGGTCGTCGACGAGACGCTCACCTGCCACGCCGTCCGCCAGGCCTGGCAGGCCGACACCGACTGGCCTGCGCTGCGCGAGGCCATGGCCACCGACGTCCGCGTGATCGTGTCGAACACGGCCGACCGCGGCTACCAGCTCGACGAGCGGGACAGCGCGGCGCTGATGCAGGACCCGCTGCAGGTGCCGCACAGCTTCCCGGCCAAGCTGCTGGTCCTGCTGCACCATCGCTGGCGGGAGCTGCCTGGCGCCGAGCTGTCGATCTTTCCTTGCGAGCTCATCGAGCGCAACGGCGATGTGCTGCGCGACCTCGTGCGGGGATTGGCCGCCCAGTGGCAGCTCGAGGCCGAATTCATCGTCTGGCTGGGCCGGCATTGCCTCTGGGCCAACTCGCTGGTGGACCGCATCGTGTCCGAGGCCTTGCACCCGGTCGGCGCAGTGGCCGAGCCCTATGCCCTGTGGGCCGTCGAACGTCAGCCCGGCCTGGTGCTGCCGTGCGCCCACGAGGACATCCTGCTGACCAATGACCTCCAGCGCCACGAGCGCCTGAAGCTGTTCCTGCTGAATGGCGGCCACAGCTTTCTGGCTGAACGCTGGCTGATGGACCGACGCGCTCAGGATGAAACGGTCCGCATGGCAATGAACGACGCCGTCTTGCGCCCGCAGCTCGAATCGCTGTGGGACGAGGAAGTGCTGCCGGTGTTCGCCGCCCTGGGGCAGCGCAGGCAAGCCGAGGCATACCTGGAACAGGTGCGCGAGCGGCTGCTGAATCCCTTCCTCGAGCATCGCCTCTCGGACATCGCGCAGAACCATGCGCAGAAGAAGCAGCGCCGCTTCGCGCCCGTGGTGGCGCTGGCCGGGGAACTGCAGTGCGGAGTCGCGCAATCGCGGTTGCGCAATGCGCTGGCGAACACCGGAGGGTCGACGTGA
- a CDS encoding sugar kinase: MTTALDVVTVGEAMVLFSATQPGALSEVQHFRRATAGAELNVAVGLSRLGFKVGYVSKVGKDSFGDHLLSFLASEGIDRSQVGIDDHHATGFMLKSLETDGVDPRIEYFRRGSAASRLSCMDNPVAYCTGSRHLHLTGICPALGPAVRELVFDMAQQARAGGRSVSFDPNLRPALWPSQHAMVECLNALASHADVVMPGLSEGRLLTGRDGEEGIADFYLERGASRVLIKLGARGAFHADAGGRGMVPGWRVPKVVDTVGAGDGFAVGVISALLQGLSTEQAARRGNAIGARVVQFPGDCDGLPTWRQLSEAMDRAGAQPSPESSLEWHASS, from the coding sequence ATGACGACCGCGCTGGACGTCGTGACCGTGGGAGAGGCCATGGTCTTGTTCAGCGCCACGCAACCTGGCGCCTTGTCGGAGGTTCAGCACTTCCGGCGGGCAACGGCCGGCGCCGAGCTCAATGTGGCGGTGGGATTGAGTCGTCTCGGCTTCAAGGTGGGATACGTCAGCAAGGTCGGGAAGGACAGCTTCGGCGACCACCTGCTGTCCTTTCTGGCATCGGAGGGGATCGATCGATCGCAGGTTGGCATCGACGACCATCACGCCACAGGCTTCATGCTCAAGTCGCTCGAGACCGACGGCGTCGATCCGCGCATCGAGTACTTCCGGCGTGGCTCGGCAGCGAGCCGCCTGAGTTGCATGGACAACCCCGTCGCCTACTGCACCGGATCGCGACACCTGCACCTCACCGGCATATGTCCGGCCCTCGGCCCCGCCGTGCGGGAACTCGTGTTCGACATGGCGCAGCAAGCGCGCGCCGGTGGTCGCAGCGTTTCCTTCGACCCGAACCTGCGTCCGGCCCTGTGGCCCTCGCAGCACGCCATGGTGGAGTGCCTGAACGCGCTGGCCTCCCATGCCGATGTGGTGATGCCCGGCCTGTCCGAGGGGCGGCTGCTCACGGGGCGCGATGGCGAGGAGGGCATCGCGGACTTCTACCTCGAGCGCGGCGCGAGCCGTGTCCTGATCAAGCTGGGCGCACGCGGTGCCTTCCATGCGGATGCGGGCGGCCGGGGCATGGTGCCGGGATGGCGTGTCCCGAAGGTGGTCGACACCGTCGGCGCCGGCGACGGTTTCGCGGTGGGCGTGATCAGTGCACTTCTGCAGGGGTTGTCGACCGAGCAGGCGGCCCGCCGCGGCAACGCCATCGGCGCGCGCGTGGTTCAGTTTCCGGGCGATTGCGACGGGCTGCCGACCTGGAGGCAACTGTCGGAGGCGATGGACCGCGCCGGTGCGCAGCCCTCGCCGGAAAGTTCACTCGAATGGCACGCGTCTTCCTGA
- a CDS encoding LacI family DNA-binding transcriptional regulator: MPDPVRTSLHDVARAAGVSLATVDRVLHGRAGVRARTVEHVQAVVERLGYRPDPAAARLARKSRARLVFVLPSGTNTFVDMIDSQVHALTPWLAEQRAAASIQRADVFSPEALALHLGGLRGRCDAVVVMGLDHPLVRAAIDELVAHGVVVVTLVSDVPGSQRSRFVGIDNVTAGRTAASLLGRFVGPRPGSVAIVMGSRALRDHAERLFGFERVMAAEYGHLRVLPAIEGHDSSERTEPLVNKLLQREAELVGLYSIGAGNRGIQAALERSGRASRIVWICHELTPHARKALLSGVADAVINQDAGHEVRSACRLALAALSGERVLPDQERIRLDIFLRDNMP, translated from the coding sequence ATGCCTGATCCCGTTCGTACCAGCTTGCATGACGTCGCGCGCGCCGCCGGCGTGAGCCTCGCCACCGTGGATCGTGTGCTGCATGGCCGAGCAGGCGTTCGAGCACGCACCGTGGAACACGTACAGGCCGTGGTGGAGCGCCTGGGCTACCGGCCCGATCCGGCCGCCGCGCGCCTTGCGCGCAAGAGCCGCGCCCGGCTGGTGTTCGTTCTTCCATCGGGCACGAATACCTTCGTCGACATGATCGACAGTCAGGTGCACGCGCTGACGCCCTGGCTGGCCGAGCAGCGCGCCGCTGCGTCGATCCAGCGTGCGGATGTCTTTTCGCCCGAGGCGCTTGCGCTTCATCTCGGCGGCCTGCGCGGTCGCTGCGACGCGGTGGTGGTGATGGGTCTGGACCATCCGCTGGTGCGGGCGGCGATCGATGAGCTCGTCGCTCACGGCGTCGTCGTCGTCACGCTGGTCTCCGACGTGCCCGGCTCGCAGCGCAGCCGCTTCGTCGGCATCGACAACGTCACCGCCGGCCGCACCGCCGCCTCCCTGCTCGGCCGCTTCGTCGGGCCGAGACCCGGCAGCGTCGCCATCGTCATGGGAAGCCGGGCCTTGCGCGACCACGCCGAACGGCTCTTCGGGTTCGAGCGCGTCATGGCCGCCGAGTACGGCCACCTGCGCGTGCTGCCCGCCATCGAAGGCCACGATTCGTCGGAGCGCACAGAGCCGCTGGTGAACAAGCTGCTGCAACGCGAAGCCGAACTCGTGGGGCTGTACAGCATCGGCGCCGGCAACCGCGGCATCCAGGCCGCGCTCGAGCGCAGCGGCCGCGCGTCACGCATCGTCTGGATATGCCATGAGCTCACGCCCCACGCGCGCAAGGCCCTGCTCTCCGGCGTGGCCGACGCCGTCATCAACCAGGACGCCGGCCACGAAGTGCGCTCGGCGTGCCGCCTCGCGCTGGCCGCGCTGTCCGGCGAACGCGTTCTGCCCGACCAGGAACGCATCCGCCTGGACATCTTCCTGCGCGACAACATGCCCTGA
- a CDS encoding sugar-binding protein, translating into MNKAMLKMAGVALAALLAASPVWAQKKTLAVVVKGLDNPFFTVLGDGCARWNKENPQSEYTCLYTGPASSADEAGEVQIVEDLINKGVAGIAISPSNAPAMANMLKAKQPKMPIMTIDADLAAADRSLRKTYLGTNNYDMGVLMAKHLKELKPKGGSVCLQLGNVAADNINARAAGFRDTIGGKKGVDKLKGDGGWTEVAGCPLFTNDQIDLANQQMADVFTKNPKLDAFILVGGWAQFGPQAYAQVTDQVMAKLKSKDLIIIAGDTLPPQLDALKAGRSHAQIGQRPFEMGHRAPAVLIDLISGKNVPDPLYTGLDECTPANLGKCPAK; encoded by the coding sequence ATGAACAAGGCAATGCTGAAGATGGCGGGTGTGGCACTGGCTGCGCTTCTCGCTGCAAGCCCGGTCTGGGCACAGAAGAAGACGCTGGCGGTGGTGGTCAAGGGCCTGGACAACCCGTTCTTCACGGTCCTCGGCGACGGCTGTGCGCGCTGGAACAAGGAGAACCCCCAGTCCGAGTACACCTGCCTCTACACCGGCCCGGCCTCGAGCGCCGACGAGGCGGGCGAGGTGCAGATCGTCGAGGATCTCATCAACAAGGGCGTGGCAGGCATCGCGATCTCGCCGTCCAATGCGCCGGCCATGGCCAACATGCTGAAGGCCAAGCAGCCGAAGATGCCGATCATGACGATCGACGCGGACCTGGCTGCGGCCGACCGCTCGCTGCGCAAGACCTACCTCGGCACCAACAACTACGACATGGGCGTGCTGATGGCCAAGCACCTGAAGGAGCTCAAGCCGAAGGGCGGCAGCGTATGCCTGCAGCTGGGCAACGTCGCGGCCGACAACATCAACGCGCGTGCCGCGGGCTTTCGCGACACCATCGGCGGCAAGAAGGGCGTCGACAAGCTGAAGGGCGATGGCGGCTGGACCGAAGTGGCGGGCTGCCCGCTGTTCACGAACGACCAGATCGACCTGGCCAACCAGCAGATGGCCGACGTGTTCACCAAGAACCCGAAGCTCGATGCGTTCATCCTGGTGGGCGGCTGGGCGCAGTTCGGGCCGCAGGCCTACGCCCAGGTCACCGACCAGGTGATGGCCAAGCTCAAGTCCAAGGACCTGATCATCATCGCCGGCGACACGCTGCCGCCGCAGCTCGATGCACTGAAGGCGGGACGCAGCCATGCCCAGATCGGCCAGCGGCCGTTCGAGATGGGACACCGCGCACCGGCCGTGCTGATCGACCTCATCAGCGGCAAGAACGTGCCGGATCCGCTGTACACGGGACTGGACGAGTGCACGCCGGCCAACCTGGGCAAGTGCCCGGCGAAGTGA
- a CDS encoding ATP-binding cassette domain-containing protein gives MAILELSSVSKHFGAIRALTDVSLTLRAGEVVGLMGDNGAGKSTLVKIIAGNFPPSAGTMTMLGRPVHFHKPSDARGQGVEIVYQDLALCDNLSAAENVFLGRELMRGFGPLRWLDYRTMFQRAGELFAELKSETRPRDLVRRMSGGQRQAVAIARTRLSDPKIVLMDEPTAAISVRQVAEVLSLIRRLRDHQIAVVLISHRMPDVFSVADRVVVLRRGEKVADKPVAESSPEEVTGLITGAIATA, from the coding sequence ATGGCGATCCTGGAACTTTCGAGCGTCTCGAAGCACTTCGGCGCGATCCGAGCGCTGACCGACGTCTCGCTGACCCTTCGGGCCGGCGAGGTCGTCGGGTTGATGGGGGACAACGGCGCGGGCAAGTCCACGCTGGTCAAGATCATTGCGGGCAATTTCCCGCCCAGCGCCGGCACCATGACGATGCTGGGCCGGCCCGTCCACTTCCACAAGCCGTCGGACGCGCGCGGCCAGGGGGTCGAGATCGTCTACCAGGATCTCGCGCTATGCGACAACCTCAGCGCGGCGGAGAACGTGTTCCTCGGCCGCGAGCTCATGCGCGGATTCGGACCGCTGCGCTGGCTCGACTACCGCACGATGTTCCAGCGCGCCGGCGAGCTGTTCGCCGAGCTCAAGTCGGAGACGCGGCCCCGCGACCTGGTGCGCCGCATGTCGGGCGGCCAGCGCCAGGCCGTCGCGATCGCGCGCACGCGGCTGTCGGATCCGAAGATCGTCCTGATGGACGAGCCGACCGCAGCGATCAGCGTGCGCCAGGTCGCCGAAGTGCTGAGCCTCATCCGTCGCCTGCGCGACCACCAGATCGCGGTGGTGCTGATCAGCCACCGCATGCCCGATGTCTTCTCGGTGGCCGACCGCGTGGTCGTGCTGCGGCGCGGCGAGAAGGTGGCCGACAAGCCCGTCGCCGAGAGCTCGCCCGAGGAGGTGACAGGCCTCATCACCGGTGCGATCGCGACCGCCTGA